The window TCCATCCGCCCGCAGCGGACTTCCCGCGGGACGCCCTGGAGCTTGCAGGGAGCAAGCGAGATCCGGGGCGCGGCGGCGGGGGCGGCCGAAAGTCGCGCCGCGAGCCCCGCCGCCGCCAGAATCGTCCACACTCTCGTCTTCATCATTCCCGACATTACGCGAAACGGCCGCCATTGTTCCGGTGCCAGAGCTGGTCTCGCGGCAAAACCTTCGGCGGCCTACTTCTCCTGCAGCCGGGCGATCGCGCGCCGGGCGTCCTCCGCGATCTCATGGTCGCGATGGTTCGCGAGCGGCTCGATCACCGGGATGATCGATTTGTCGCCCAGTTCTTTCTGCTTTTCGGGACGAAACATTCTGAGATTCCTTGCGGAACGCAGATAGATCCAGATGAATCAAGATGGTCGTCCCTCACGCGGGCTTCGTGCCCACGCCGCAGAACCGCCCGCGGCTCCGTGAAGCTCTTGCTGACGGTGAAACCGGCGGCCGCGAAGGGACCTATTCCCGATCCGGCCCCTCGGCGAGGATCTCTTCCGGCAGACGCCCCTTCACAAGCTCACGGACTCCCCCCTCGACGACGAGGGCCGACGAGGTCGCCATCGCGAGGCGCCTTCCCTGCGCGTCGTCGACGTCGCAGGACGTCACGCGCAGGCGCCGCCCGCGGTGGCGGACCGACGCCGAAAGGCGCAGGGGACCCGACCCGACGAGTGCAGGGCGCATGAAGCGGATCTGCATGTCGAGTGTGGCGAACACATCGCCGGCGCCGAGCGTCGAATAGACCGCTGCGCCCATCGTGAATTCGGATGCCCACGCGAGCACGCCGCCGTAGATCGCCGCGCTGCCGTTCGAGAGCCACCCGACAGACGGCAGAGTGGCGTCGACTCGCCCGTCCTCGACGACGGTCGGCCGGTACCCCGTCAGCCGCCAGACGGGAAACGTACGCTCGCCGGCGACCGTCTTGCGCTGCAAATCGATCGGAACGCCGTTGACGATTTCATCGATGGAAAAGTACCCGTCGTCGGGCGCCGGCCGGCGGAACGGGTCGGGCTCCGAGCGATGATCACCCTCCGACGGCCGGGAGCCGGCCTCGCCCTTCGCGGGCACGTCGACGATGAGGCACCGGCTGCTTCCAAACGCGAGCATCCGGCCGTCCTGGTCGGTGATCTGGATCGTCGAGAGCCCGACCTGTTTGCCGGAATGCACGGTCTCGGCGCGGCCGACCATGTTGGCGGTCTTCCGGCTCATCGGGCGGACGAAAGACATGTTGAGCTCGGAGGTCGTGACGGCCTTGCCCGCCGGCAGCGTCGTCCAGATCGCCGAGGCGAGCGGGGCGTCGGCGAAGAGGGCATACACGCCGCCCCAGTACAGCCCGAAACCGTCCTCGAGCCAGCGCGTGACCGGCATCGTGAAGGTCGCCTTCCCGAGCCCCGCTTCGGTCGGACGCAGCCCGACGAGCCTCGAGACCGGCGGCCCCGGCAGCTCGCCCCGGATGAAGCGCTTGAACGTCTCGAGCCCAGGCTTTTCGAAGGTCCTCGGATCCCCGATCGCGCCCCTGAAGGCCTCGTCCGTGATGTCGTGCATCGCCCCTCCCACCTGGCGGCTGGAGCGAGTATGCCCCAGAAGAAGCCGCCGGGCCGCTCCGCATCGACGCCGGAGAAGTGTGTCGATGCGGCGAAGGTCACGCATCGGCTGATATTCTTGGAGTCGCGAAGGAGTCTCCGCCATGCTGAAGGGCTTCGTTCTCGGGGTCGTGATCGCCGTCCTGCTCGCTGCCGGCGGCGCCTATTTCTATTTCGCGTCGGGCCGTGCGCCGGTTGCCGCGTCGGCTCCTCCCATGCCGTTCGAAAAAACGTTCGCGCGAATCGGGCTCGATGCTTACTTGAAGAAACTCCCGCACCCGAAGCCTCAGGTGCCCGCCGATGAAGCGAACCTCCTCGCCGGGGCAAAGGTCTACGAACAGAACTGCGCCGTGTGCCATGGCCTGCCGACGATGGACAAGACCTCGATTGCCCGCGGCATGTTTCCGCCGCCGCCGCCGCTCTTCCAGGGAAAGGGCGTGACCGACGACGAGGAGTGGGAAACCTACTGGAAGGTCGAGAACGGCATTCGAATGTCGGGCATGCCGGAGTTCAAGGGCAGCCTCACGGAGACCCAGATCTGGCAGGTGACGGTGCTGGTGAAGAACGCGGACAAGCTCCCGGCGGCCATCCGGAGCGATCTCGCTTCAGCCTCCGCGGCGCCGCCTATGTAGACCTGACCCCAGGGCGGCCTTCGCCGCCCGGGCGCTTACGACGCCTGCGACAGGCCCCCGCCGGCGCCCGCGTCAGCCAGGAACCGGATCCATCCGCGGCGACACGCTTCGTCGAGGTCGATCTCCAGAAGGGCAGCGGCGTCGGGAAGGCTTCCGAATTCCTCGCCGGCAGCGATGCCGACCGATCGGTTTCGTCCGTTTTCCTTCGCGTAATAGAGGCAGCGGTCCGCGAGCGCCAGCACGTCCTTCCATGAGAAGAGCGCCGGCCGGTCTTCCGAGAAGGGAAAGACCGCGCTTCCGATCGAGCAGGTGAGACTCAGAACCGGTTTGGAGCCGGATTCGATCCGGGCACGGGCGATCGCGAGGCGGAGCCGCGCGGAGACGTCCGCCGAAGGTCCCTCGATGTTGCGGGCAATGACGAGGAATTCCTCTCCGCCCCAACGCGCCACGATGTCCTCTTCCCGCAGCGCCGCGCGGATGGTCCGTCCGACCTCCACCAGGACCCGGTCGCCGGTCTCGTGACCGTAGCTGTCGTTGACCGTTTTGAACTGGTCGAGGTCGAGCATCATCATCTGGAATCGGTAGGGAGCGCCCTTCGAAGCCCTCGAGCCCGCGATCGCGGTTCGCACGGCGAGCGAGGCGTCCGAAGGCATGAATTCGGTGACGTGCCGCCGGTTCGGAAGTCCGGTCAGGGGGTCACGCATGGCGAGCTGGGTGAGCCTCCGCCGGAGAACGAAGCCTTCCTTCACGGAGGAATGAATGAACGCGTGCATCATCACGAGGCACACGATGTAGAGCGCGAGCATCAGTGCAAAGACCTCTCCCGGCCCCGGAAGGGGGAAAATGGCCGCCAGCACGACGAGCACCCCGACGTTGGGCAGGGCGAACAGCAGGAAGGCGACGATGCTTCCGGCCAGGCTGACGAGAGCCAGAGACGTGATGGCGACCTGGCAGGTGGCGAGAATGACGATCGGAATAGGCCCGGCTCGCGAGTAGGACAGGAAATTCACGACGCCATAGGCGATCCCGATCG of the Thermoanaerobaculia bacterium genome contains:
- a CDS encoding alpha/beta hydrolase, which encodes MKTRVWTILAAAGLAARLSAAPAAAPRISLAPCKLQGVPREVRCGRMEVWENRARKAGRKISLRVVVVPATGSERAPDPVF
- a CDS encoding PaaI family thioesterase, producing MHDITDEAFRGAIGDPRTFEKPGLETFKRFIRGELPGPPVSRLVGLRPTEAGLGKATFTMPVTRWLEDGFGLYWGGVYALFADAPLASAIWTTLPAGKAVTTSELNMSFVRPMSRKTANMVGRAETVHSGKQVGLSTIQITDQDGRMLAFGSSRCLIVDVPAKGEAGSRPSEGDHRSEPDPFRRPAPDDGYFSIDEIVNGVPIDLQRKTVAGERTFPVWRLTGYRPTVVEDGRVDATLPSVGWLSNGSAAIYGGVLAWASEFTMGAAVYSTLGAGDVFATLDMQIRFMRPALVGSGPLRLSASVRHRGRRLRVTSCDVDDAQGRRLAMATSSALVVEGGVRELVKGRLPEEILAEGPDRE
- a CDS encoding cytochrome c, giving the protein MLKGFVLGVVIAVLLAAGGAYFYFASGRAPVAASAPPMPFEKTFARIGLDAYLKKLPHPKPQVPADEANLLAGAKVYEQNCAVCHGLPTMDKTSIARGMFPPPPPLFQGKGVTDDEEWETYWKVENGIRMSGMPEFKGSLTETQIWQVTVLVKNADKLPAAIRSDLASASAAPPM
- a CDS encoding GGDEF domain-containing protein gives rise to the protein MCSIDRGLAARGDRLSTVESRELKDAVDGDLTADLYRHGSTTVVLIVAFWLFLHMVLGSETDDGTAVDWVLDFALMLIVLRWGADLLLARTGSVRGRFWVFTALTASIGIAYGVVNFLSYSRAGPIPIVILATCQVAITSLALVSLAGSIVAFLLFALPNVGVLVVLAAIFPLPGPGEVFALMLALYIVCLVMMHAFIHSSVKEGFVLRRRLTQLAMRDPLTGLPNRRHVTEFMPSDASLAVRTAIAGSRASKGAPYRFQMMMLDLDQFKTVNDSYGHETGDRVLVEVGRTIRAALREEDIVARWGGEEFLVIARNIEGPSADVSARLRLAIARARIESGSKPVLSLTCSIGSAVFPFSEDRPALFSWKDVLALADRCLYYAKENGRNRSVGIAAGEEFGSLPDAAALLEIDLDEACRRGWIRFLADAGAGGGLSQAS